One Phalacrocorax aristotelis chromosome Z, bGulAri2.1, whole genome shotgun sequence DNA window includes the following coding sequences:
- the GCNT1 gene encoding beta-1,3-galactosyl-O-glycosyl-glycoprotein beta-1,6-N-acetylglucosaminyltransferase, producing MLKRKLRFCHNLRVRLFLGLTLILVIISVLKVSQKQDLLNRRHLELTEEDPVGNVNCTKIIEGDIEEIQKVKLETLSVSFKKRPRLTTNDYINMTADCASFTKTRKYIMEPLSNEEAEFPIAYSIVVYHKIEMLDRLLRSIYAPQNFYCIHVDKKSPESFFAAVKGIVSCFDNVFISSQLESVVYASWSRVQADINCMKDLHRRSSNWKYLINLCGMDFPIKTNQEIVEKLKALKGENSLETEKMPVYKEVRWKKHHEIIDGKIKNTGIDKQLPPLSTPIFSGSAYFVVSRRFVEYVLQSSKIVKLIEWAKDTYSPDEYLWATIQRIPEVPGAVSSSDKYDVSDMNALARFVKWQYFEGDVSKGAPYPPCGGVHVRSVCVFGVGDLNWMLRNHHFFANKFDTDVDPFAVKCLEEYLRHKALYLQKN from the coding sequence ATGCTGAAGAGGAAATTACGGTTTTGCCACAACTTGCGTGTCAGGCTTTTCTTGGGTCTAACTCTTATTTTAgtaataatttcagttttgaaagttAGCCAGAAGCAAGACTTGTTGAATCGGAGACATCTAGAGCTGACAGAAGAAGATCCTGTTGGCAACGTTAACTGCACTAAGATTATAGAAGGGGATAtagaagaaattcaaaaggTAAAACTTGAGACGTTGTCGGTGTCATTTAAGAAACGCCCCAGACTAACAACAAATGATTATATTAACATGACAGCAGACTGTGCCTCCTTCACCAAGACCAGAAAATACATTATGGAGCCTCTCAGCAATGAAGAAGCAGAATTTCCAATTGCTTATTCCATAGTGGTTTATCACAAAATTGAGATGCTTGATAGACTTCTAAGATCAATCTATGCCCCTCAGAATTTTTACTGCATTCATGTTGACAAAAAGTCTCCAGaatctttttttgctgctgtgaaggGAATAGTCTCATGTTTTGATAATGTCTTTATTTCCAGCCAGTTAGAGAGTGTTGTATATGCTTCCTGGAGCCGGGTGCAGGCAGACATTAACTGCATGAAAGATCTCCACAGAAGAAGTTCAAACTGGAAATACCTGATAAACCTCTGTGGCATGGACTTTCCTATAAAGACCAACCAGGAAATAGTAGAGAAATTAAAAGCCCTTAAAGGTGAAAACAGCTTGGAAACGGAAAAAATGCCTGTTTATAAAGAAGTAAGGTGGAAAAAACACCATGAGATTATTGatggtaaaataaaaaacacaggcATAGACAAACAGCTACCACCTCTCAGTACTCCAATTTTTTCTGGTAGTGCCTATTTTGTAGTTAGCAGAAGATTTGTAGAATACGTAttacaaagcagcaaaatagTTAAGTTAATTGAGTGGGCAAAAGATACTTACAGCCCAGATGAATACTTATGGGCAACAATTCAGAGAATCCCTGAAGTCCCAGGTGCAGTGTCTTCTAGTGACAAGTATGACGTTTCTGACATGAATGCACTGGCCAGGTTTGTCAAGTGGCAGTACTTTGAAGGTGACGTGTCCAAGGGTGCACCTTACCCACCATGCGGTGGAGTTCACGTTCGCTCTGTCTGTGTTTTTGGGGTAGGAGACCTGAACTGGATGCTACGAAACCACCACTTCTTTGCTAATAAGTTTGACACTGATGTTGACCCTTTTGCAGTGAAATGTTTGGAAGAGTATCTGCGACACAAAGCTTTGTATCTgcaaaagaactga